In Aminobacterium sp. MB27-C1, a single genomic region encodes these proteins:
- a CDS encoding GNAT family N-acetyltransferase, translating to MSNEFTVRKAVPSDAQEMSYIHAQAWREAYRELIPADYLQNLRDDHWVELFSTILSDGSTTTAWVVLQENKVIACASVCPSRYKGYEGNLELVSIYCLPEFWGKGYGHALMKEVKKYASENRFLRIALWVLDGNESAIKFYERQGFWANGGLLHVEIGGADMVEKRFVCKV from the coding sequence ATGTCGAACGAATTTACCGTAAGAAAAGCTGTACCCAGCGACGCCCAGGAAATGAGCTACATCCATGCCCAAGCTTGGAGAGAGGCCTATCGCGAATTGATTCCCGCAGATTACCTTCAAAACCTCAGAGACGACCATTGGGTCGAACTCTTCTCTACTATTCTGTCTGACGGAAGTACAACCACCGCATGGGTTGTTTTGCAAGAAAACAAAGTAATAGCCTGCGCAAGCGTTTGCCCGTCCCGCTACAAAGGGTATGAAGGAAACCTCGAATTGGTATCAATATACTGTCTGCCCGAGTTTTGGGGGAAGGGCTACGGACACGCCCTCATGAAGGAAGTAAAAAAATACGCCTCCGAAAATAGATTTCTCCGCATTGCACTGTGGGTGTTAGACGGCAACGAATCCGCCATAAAGTTCTACGAGCGCCAGGGATTCTGGGCAAACGGAGGCTTGCTGCATGTTGAAATAGGGGGCGCTGATATGGTGGAGAAGAGATTCGTTTGCAAGGTGTAG
- a CDS encoding GNAT family N-acetyltransferase, translating to MRIDTISLQIKNGEYFTFLSPTEEHAHDVLNHMKQTSSETEYLLRYEDEIRMTVEEEQDFLSKQAESPKAIMISAYFDEKLVALTGISPVVECDKCSHRAVLGMCVLKDFWGKGIGFTIMGMIIDEARKMGYEQVELEVVADNIRAFSLYKKFGFEIYGVRKNSFKYRDGRYSSEYLMALPL from the coding sequence ATGAGAATCGACACAATCAGTTTACAGATAAAAAATGGGGAATATTTCACATTCCTCTCGCCGACTGAAGAACACGCACACGATGTTTTGAACCACATGAAGCAGACAAGCTCCGAAACCGAATATTTGCTGAGATACGAAGATGAGATCAGAATGACTGTCGAGGAAGAGCAAGATTTTTTGTCAAAGCAGGCAGAGAGCCCAAAGGCCATAATGATTTCCGCATACTTTGATGAAAAGCTCGTGGCGCTCACTGGAATATCCCCTGTAGTGGAATGCGATAAATGCAGTCACAGAGCAGTGTTGGGAATGTGCGTTCTAAAAGATTTCTGGGGGAAAGGTATCGGTTTTACCATAATGGGAATGATTATCGACGAAGCCAGAAAGATGGGCTATGAACAGGTGGAGTTAGAGGTCGTCGCAGACAACATCCGTGCATTTTCCCTCTACAAAAAGTTTGGATTCGAAATTTATGGAGTCCGCAAAAACTCCTTCAAATATCGCGATGGAAGATACAGCTCGGAATATTTGATGGCATTACCGTTATAA
- a CDS encoding DUF2971 domain-containing protein, whose translation MFNIIHGREAFYKYYSVEGAMKTLKEKKFKWSSPSVFNDPYDCQFSVFSKGSNQEIMEILLEQLIEIALQTRGKEPAFFLPEVQQRFNLIKRRMRDSKSNGQVRHLRNKIRSIGNFYNGNSILSNLAKTLNNRRQDFSKEVKIFCVTETNDNLLMWSHYAQEHRGLVIKIKCLPEGDGSPLCAARKVQYKNSLPCITPDIIAPILLSPGRQEYYAKIEEIYLSWFLRKSMVWSYEKEWRVISYPLMSRRYDFYFCEFHPNEIEGIYLGAKMGNKLKTDFITLISEEYPKCHIYQAKLREYSPGLDFFAITD comes from the coding sequence TTGTTTAATATAATCCATGGTCGAGAAGCTTTCTATAAGTATTATTCTGTGGAAGGAGCCATGAAAACTCTAAAAGAAAAAAAATTTAAATGGAGTTCTCCTTCTGTATTTAATGATCCATATGATTGCCAGTTTTCTGTTTTTTCCAAGGGGAGCAACCAAGAAATTATGGAGATATTATTAGAGCAATTAATTGAAATTGCACTCCAGACAAGAGGAAAAGAACCTGCCTTCTTTTTACCTGAAGTACAACAACGATTCAATTTAATAAAGCGGAGAATGAGAGACAGTAAATCTAATGGTCAGGTACGCCATCTCCGTAACAAAATAAGAAGTATTGGGAATTTTTACAATGGTAATTCTATCCTTTCTAATCTTGCTAAAACTTTAAACAATAGAAGGCAGGATTTTTCGAAAGAAGTAAAAATATTTTGTGTCACAGAAACTAATGACAACCTTCTAATGTGGTCACACTATGCCCAGGAGCATCGTGGTTTAGTTATTAAAATAAAATGCCTCCCCGAGGGAGACGGTTCCCCTTTGTGTGCTGCTCGAAAAGTTCAATATAAAAATTCGTTACCTTGTATTACTCCTGATATTATAGCGCCAATTTTATTGTCACCTGGAAGGCAAGAATATTATGCAAAAATTGAAGAGATATATCTAAGTTGGTTCTTGAGAAAATCTATGGTTTGGTCGTATGAAAAAGAATGGAGGGTTATTTCTTATCCTCTAATGTCTAGACGTTATGATTTTTATTTTTGTGAATTTCATCCGAATGAAATAGAAGGCATATATTTAGGAGCTAAGATGGGAAATAAATTAAAAACTGACTTTATAACTCTCATTTCAGAGGAATATCCCAAATGTCATATTTATCAGGCGAAACTTCGAGAATATTCACCTGGCTTGGATTTTTTTGCTATTACAGATTAA
- a CDS encoding PIN-like domain-containing protein has product MKEKFSYFLPPSDQDWREMWNKGIFVFDANSILNIYKYKETAVEDIFKVLEDAKIKGRIFLPWHAANEFFNNRLSVINEQAKVYDDFIECIKNFQKN; this is encoded by the coding sequence GTGAAAGAAAAATTTTCATATTTTTTGCCTCCAAGTGATCAAGATTGGAGGGAAATGTGGAACAAAGGCATTTTTGTTTTTGACGCAAATTCAATCTTAAATATTTATAAATATAAAGAAACAGCTGTTGAAGATATATTTAAAGTTTTAGAGGATGCGAAGATTAAAGGTAGGATTTTTTTACCATGGCATGCAGCAAATGAATTTTTTAATAATAGGTTAAGTGTAATAAATGAACAAGCAAAAGTATACGATGATTTTATTGAATGCATAAAAAATTTTCAAAAAAATTAG
- a CDS encoding PIN-like domain-containing protein, which produces MDSHCEEMITQINQEKERHPSLSEKDGILDRILFDFDTKVGAELSEKEKEENVKEAKLRFEQKIPPGYMDSKKDNGNKYGDYFIWEEIISEAKERKMPVMFISDDKKDDWWEKGEKSKKIGPRYELIKELKDLSGQRFYMSSMENFLEKSKEYLDISISDKSVTNVRDVTIAEVLAVRNKLAHSTSLHNDLMQEFNSLNSKECFQNMEKLNELEPYSEEASQSKRLLNELNRYHKERSQSKRLLNKSNRSSQECLQFLKLLNKLNHNSEE; this is translated from the coding sequence ATGGACTCTCATTGTGAAGAAATGATAACACAAATAAATCAAGAAAAAGAAAGACATCCTAGCTTGTCTGAAAAAGATGGGATATTAGATAGAATATTATTTGATTTTGACACTAAAGTCGGTGCAGAACTTAGTGAAAAAGAAAAAGAAGAAAATGTCAAAGAGGCCAAACTGAGATTTGAACAAAAAATACCGCCAGGATATATGGATTCTAAAAAAGACAATGGGAACAAATATGGAGATTACTTTATATGGGAAGAAATTATTTCCGAGGCTAAAGAGAGAAAAATGCCAGTTATGTTTATTAGTGATGATAAAAAGGATGATTGGTGGGAAAAAGGAGAGAAATCTAAAAAAATAGGTCCTAGATATGAATTAATAAAAGAGTTAAAAGATTTGTCGGGCCAACGTTTTTATATGTCTTCTATGGAGAATTTTCTGGAAAAATCTAAAGAATATTTAGATATATCTATTTCAGATAAGTCAGTTACGAATGTAAGGGACGTGACAATCGCAGAAGTCCTAGCAGTAAGGAATAAGTTAGCACACAGTACAAGTTTACATAATGATTTGATGCAGGAATTTAATTCACTTAATAGTAAAGAATGTTTTCAAAATATGGAAAAATTAAACGAATTGGAGCCTTATAGCGAAGAAGCCTCCCAATCCAAGAGATTATTGAATGAATTAAATCGTTATCACAAAGAACGCTCCCAATCCAAGAGATTATTGAACAAATCAAATCGTAGTAGCCAAGAATGCCTCCAATTCTTGAAATTATTGAATAAATTAAATCATAACAGTGAAGAATAA
- a CDS encoding SIR2 family protein produces the protein MSWEGKHILKVGTKKQFGISDSELDEEKLKRDIESWLAAVFQSEHLSLLLGSGFTTAVATKAGVKGAGMDCDYAEFSHGEELKLAAEKVAKATGRGEPNIEDQIRVANILAQGLEIMRKDEEAMEVKKALLELIRKFINNISRSEQNIRKAIEREANEEEKLHLETNSDEENVTSKSLVVLVSFLLSFASRTATRERLNIFTTNYDRLIEYGADMAGLHLIDRFVGILEPVFRSSRLDIDMHYNPPGIRGEPRYLEGVVRFTKLHGSLDWIYRDGFVRKIGLPFGFEYDHPAFENRSHTQVMIYPNAAKDRETAEYPYVELFRDYAAAICRPNSSLVTYGYGFGDDHINRSIADMLTIPSTHLVIISHGDKSGRICNFYNNVGHDAQISLLIGTHLGDIQQLVKYYLPKPAIDPITMRQASLLKNRGWSSNKEDEEKMKNFPYKEDVL, from the coding sequence ATGAGTTGGGAAGGAAAACATATTCTTAAAGTGGGTACTAAAAAACAATTTGGAATATCTGATTCTGAATTGGATGAAGAAAAACTAAAAAGAGATATCGAATCTTGGCTTGCGGCTGTTTTCCAAAGTGAACATCTCTCTTTATTGTTAGGCAGTGGATTTACCACTGCGGTTGCAACTAAAGCTGGAGTAAAAGGAGCTGGCATGGACTGCGATTATGCGGAGTTTAGTCATGGTGAAGAGTTAAAATTAGCTGCAGAAAAAGTGGCAAAGGCTACAGGACGTGGTGAGCCAAATATTGAAGATCAAATTCGTGTGGCAAATATATTAGCTCAGGGATTAGAAATTATGAGAAAAGATGAAGAAGCCATGGAGGTAAAAAAGGCGTTATTAGAATTAATAAGAAAATTTATAAATAATATTTCGCGAAGTGAACAAAATATTAGAAAGGCTATTGAGCGAGAAGCTAACGAGGAAGAAAAATTACATCTGGAAACAAATAGCGATGAGGAAAACGTAACATCGAAATCACTGGTCGTGCTTGTCTCATTTTTATTAAGTTTTGCAAGCAGAACTGCGACGCGAGAACGACTTAATATTTTTACGACTAACTACGACCGACTTATTGAATACGGTGCTGATATGGCTGGTTTACATTTAATAGATAGATTTGTTGGAATCCTTGAACCTGTTTTTAGATCATCAAGACTTGATATAGATATGCATTATAATCCACCTGGAATAAGAGGTGAGCCTAGATACCTTGAAGGAGTAGTTCGGTTTACTAAACTTCATGGTTCATTAGATTGGATTTATAGGGATGGTTTTGTCAGAAAAATTGGTTTGCCATTTGGGTTTGAATATGACCACCCGGCATTTGAAAACAGATCTCATACGCAGGTAATGATCTATCCAAATGCTGCAAAAGATAGAGAAACAGCTGAATATCCTTATGTTGAACTGTTTCGTGATTACGCAGCTGCCATATGTCGCCCCAATTCTTCGCTTGTAACTTACGGCTATGGTTTTGGTGATGATCATATAAATAGGAGCATAGCAGATATGCTTACAATCCCTTCGACCCATTTGGTCATTATCTCACACGGAGATAAAAGTGGAAGAATATGTAATTTTTATAATAACGTTGGTCATGATGCGCAAATTTCGTTATTGATAGGGACACATTTAGGGGATATACAGCAACTTGTTAAGTACTATCTTCCCAAACCGGCAATTGATCCAATTACAATGCGTCAAGCTAGTTTGCTTAAAAATAGGGGATGGAGTTCCAATAAAGAAGATGAAGAAAAAATGAAAAATTTCCCCTATAAGGAGGATGTGTTGTAA